The Chlorocebus sabaeus isolate Y175 chromosome 28, mChlSab1.0.hap1, whole genome shotgun sequence genomic interval CGCTGCCTAGGAGATCTCTCTGCCAGCACTGCGGTTCCCTGTGGGAAGAGGTTGCTGGAATCCGTTTCCAGCTTGGGTCCTTCAGCCTCATGGATGTGGGGGGTGTGGGGGACCGTGTGTGTGTCCTTCAACATCATGGATGCAAGGtgttatgtgtgtatgtctggTGCGGGTAGGGTGTTCCCACATGAGGTATCTTCCTAAAAGCATTACTTCCCTTGAagacttttggggaaaaaaattgggGGGTTGGATTTTTGGCTAGAAAGTCTGTTCTGCTCTGAGCTGGCTGCCACCCAGCTTGGGCCTGAGCCCCGAGGGCATGAGGCTAGACCTTCACACTGTCTGTCCCTGGACCGCAGACAACTCCTAAAGGACCCACAGGTGCTATTTGCTGGCTACAAAGTCCCCCACCCCTTGGAGCACAAGATCATCATCCGAGTGCAGACCACGCCGGACTACAGCCCCCAGGAAGCCTTCACCAACGCCATCACCGACCTCATCAGCGAGCTGTCCCTGCTGGAGGAGCGCTTCCGGGTGAGGGCGGGGCCCGGAGGGGCGGGCGGCGTGGGCTGGACACCGGCCCATGTGCCCATGCCTGGGACAGCCCTAGCCTGTTTCTTCGGAGGTCCTGGGGGAGAGACGGTGCTGATGGAAGGGCAGGGACTTCCACCACAGGCTCCAGGACATGTGGACTGAGAGGTTGTGGAGTCCAGGCTTGCGGCTTGCCTGCCTCATGGGACTTCCGTAGCGTGGCAGGGTCCCCTCATGTGCTGTGAGCCGGATTGGGGCGGGGAGCGGCTGTCCTTTGGTCGTGCTCTTCTATGTCCCTTGTCTGTGGTTGGCAAGGCCTGGTCCTTCCAGACCTCTGTCTGGGAGGCAGCTCACCCCAGTGTAGCCCATGCCTGTTTCCGGCAGGGTGCCTGGGAGTCTGTAACAGTTTAGAGGGGAAAGAGCCACAGCTTGGGGGATTTCAGTGTCTTGAGTCATCTGCTCCCCAGGAAGCCTGTGGCCCCTGATTCCCGCCTGGGCTGCCATAGAGAACGACTAGACTGGGCCAGCTGGGAGGGCTCTTCAGTTGCTCCACTGTCCTGGGGAGTGTGGCCCATGGCTGCCCTCCAGGAAGGGCCTGGCCAGGTGATGCTGGGCTTGTTTCCCCAGCGTCCTTGCCCCAGCCGTTCCAACTCAGTCTccaccttcttcctctctcccaggTGGCCATCAAAGACAAGCAGGAAGGAATTGAGTAGGGGCCAGAGGGGGCTCTGCTCAGCCTGTGAGCCCAGTTCCTACCTGCGCCTGACCCTCCGCTCCAGGCACTACGCGGAGGAGAGCGGCCAGTCCCAGCCATGGCCTGCCTTGTGACCACCCCTCACCCTGACACCGACGTATCCTGTACATAGATTAGGTTTTATATTCCTAATAAAGGATGGCGGAAGAGACCTGGATGTAGACTTCAGCAGCGGTGACTTCACAAGCAAGTGGATTGTCAGGCTTGATGCAGGCAGATGACCTGTTTCAGGGGCCTCCGGTTGGCAGGGATGAATTCATTCTGGACCAAAGCTCCAGAGCCCAGGGTCTGCTGGGGAGGCAGTGCTGAGCCGGAGGGAAGTGTGCAAATCCATGAGCTCCCATGAATCTCTGCTCTAGAAGCCTCAGCTCCTGGGCCTGCCTGTCAATCAAAGCAGGAACACTTTTTCCTGCATAACTCGAAACACCTTTCCACAGGCTTCTTGTCCACAGTAGagagtttaataaaaatattcactgaTAGAAAGACCTCCCACCCCCATCGGCCCAAAACTGAATAAGTTAGCTGTGTTCCTGGTCCTTTGCGATGGTGTGAGGCTACAGCCTCCCCCAGATGGCTACGATGTTGGAGTCCGTCAGGGCGGTGAGGTAGGTGAAGGAAGCATTGGCCACCACCGTGTTCACCATGGTCTTGGTCACCGCCTGGCCAAgggcccagggctggggccaCTTCAGGATCTGGTGGGGGGAGAgaggagggctgggctgggctcctgCTGACCAAAGGCAGGGTCCCTGATGCCTTGCCAGCCCAAGCCTGGGCAGGATGAGACAGGCAGTACCTGCGTGGGGGCCTGCGGGGCTGCCAGCAGCGGGGGTGGCTGCTTCAGGATGTTGCTGACATCGTAGAGCCACACGTTACCCTCCTCATCCCCACAGAGCACGATCCCCTTATCTGTCAGGACAGAGGTGGAGCCTGAGTCGGGGCAGAGCTCCCGGAGGCCCTGAGGGGATGgggtgggcaggcaggcaggtgggcTCACCAGGGCAGGCGCTGAGCGAGAAGTAGGCCAACTCGGTGGGTGACCACTGCAGCCGTGCCAGGACCACCACTGCCACTGTGGACTGGCTGCCCCGGCCCCCCATCGTCTGCCTCCAGCTCCACAGGCAGATGGTACCCAGGCCGCTCCCCTTGGAGGCTgtgggggagaagggagagcTGTGCAGGGTGGCCCCTCCTGGACACCACCTCCCTAGAGATCATCAGAAGCCCAGCCTGGGGACAAGTGGCCCATCTGTGTGCCCAGAGGCGAGGCTGTCCCGCGAGTTGGGCTCACTCACCCACGACGTCCTCATTCACAAATGCCAGCCCATCCACTCTCCGTCCAGATGCCTCAGAGCCCTCAGAGAAGACGAATTCCACTTCACACACCCTGTGGGGCAGCAGGAGATGCTGGTTGGCCATTCCTTGCAGAGAGAGAGCTGCCCGCTCACCCGGGGAATCTGCAGGGCACCTGCTGGGGACCCTGCCCTGTGGGAAGGCGGCACAGAAGATGCCACCAAAGAGATACATTCTTGGCCCCAGGAAGGTTCAGTTTGCCCTGGAAGGGGGAGCCAGCACCTGAGTGTCCCAAGTCACAGTAGTGACCCAGAGGCACGAGGGGGTGGCTCTTCCAGGACAGGACTAGGCCAGGTGGTCTGAAAAGGCTCTGAAGTGAGCCGGTGCTTCTGGGACCGAGTGTGAGATGAGCAGGGGCCCTCCTGGCAGCCAAGTAGGGCAGGTGTTTCCAGGCCATGGCCCAGGGGGCTGTTGGGGGTATCTGCTCTGACTCTAAAGACGGGAATGGCTGCTGCATGTTTCAGAGCTGAGAGCGTGTGGGAGTGTCTGCTTGGAGAAGTGTCCCGGCAGCTACCTGACTCGGAGACTGGCCTGGAGCCAGGAGGGTGGCCCAGCA includes:
- the POLR2J gene encoding DNA-directed RNA polymerase II subunit RPB11-a isoform X2; this translates as MNAPPAFESFLLFEGEKKITINKDTKVPNACLFTINKEDHTLGNIIKSQLLKDPQVLFAGYKVPHPLEHKIIIRVQTTPDYSPQEAFTNAITDLISELSLLEERFRVAIKDKQEGIE
- the POLR2J gene encoding DNA-directed RNA polymerase II subunit RPB11-a isoform X1, with amino-acid sequence MNAPPAFESFLLFEGEKKITINKDTKVPNACLFTINKEDHTLGNIIKSQLLKDPQVLFAGYKVPHPLEHKIIIRVQTTPDYSPQEAFTNAITDLISELSLLEERFRVRAGPGGAGGVGWTPAHVPMPGTALACFFGGPGGETVLMEGQGLPPQAPGHVD